A single region of the Bacteroides luhongzhouii genome encodes:
- a CDS encoding helix-turn-helix domain-containing protein — protein MENNPELQLAWQFIENTGTHLFLTGKAGTGKTTFLRRLKEHTPKRMVVLAPTGIAAINAGGVTIHSFFQLSFAPFVPETTFNSSQTHYRYSKEKRNIIRSMDLLVIDEISMVRADLLDAVDATLRRYRDREKPFGGVQLLMIGDLQQLAPVVKDNEWELLRKHYETPYFFASHALKETAYMTIELKKVYRQSDTFFLSLLNKIRENKADDEVLNELNRRYQPGFQPQKEEGYIRLTTHNYQAQKVNDRELASLPGKAYHFRAEIEGNFPEYSYPADELLTIKEGAQIMFLKNDPSSEKRYYNGMIGEVVTVDDAGIIVRGKGNKSEFQLLPEEWGNYKYVLNEETKEITEVIEGTFRQYPIRLAWAITIHKSQGLTFERAIIDARNSFAHGQTYVALSRCKTLEGMVLESPLRREAIISDATVDNFTKAVEQNKPGNQQLNDMQKAYFFDLLSDLFNFYSIDQAYKRLLRLIDEELYKLFPKQLAEYKALELHVREKIVEVSQRFRNQYTRLIHESEDYATNQELQERIRSGAGYFHKELAPVRALYNKTNMPLDNKELRKLLAERMQALDDALWIKESLLEAVSERGAFAITDYLKLKAKVMLSLEDDSSSSGASKALREKKERKERKERTRSGAEKVKVEVPTDILHPELYRALSEWRTAKTREVNLPAYVIMQQKALMGIVNLLPDNPRALEAIPYFGAKGVEKYGLEILGIVRKYMVENQLERPEIMDMLISDNRESASRREELKQRKEEEKRKKEAEKEKKKDTKLISYEMFCQGMSIDEIAKARELVSGTIAGHLEYYVRLGKIKVEKVVKAENLAKIRKHLEEHEYMGIFAIKAALGDDVSYADIKFVLAVSGH, from the coding sequence ATGGAAAATAACCCGGAACTGCAGCTAGCTTGGCAGTTCATTGAAAATACAGGCACACATTTATTTCTTACCGGAAAAGCCGGAACTGGAAAAACGACATTTCTTAGACGATTGAAAGAACACACCCCTAAGCGCATGGTTGTATTGGCACCGACAGGGATCGCAGCCATCAATGCGGGAGGAGTAACGATTCATTCTTTCTTTCAGTTGTCTTTTGCTCCTTTTGTGCCGGAAACTACCTTTAATTCTTCCCAAACGCATTACCGTTACAGTAAAGAAAAACGGAACATAATTCGTAGCATGGATTTACTCGTTATTGATGAGATTAGTATGGTGCGCGCCGATTTGTTGGATGCGGTGGATGCAACTCTGCGGCGGTATCGTGATAGAGAGAAACCGTTTGGCGGAGTGCAACTGTTGATGATTGGAGATTTGCAACAATTGGCTCCCGTTGTGAAAGATAATGAATGGGAACTGTTGAGGAAGCATTACGAGACCCCTTATTTCTTTGCGAGTCATGCGTTGAAAGAGACGGCATATATGACTATTGAACTTAAAAAAGTCTATCGGCAGAGTGACACGTTCTTCCTGTCTTTATTAAATAAAATCCGGGAAAATAAGGCTGATGATGAAGTGCTGAATGAGCTGAACCGTCGTTATCAGCCCGGTTTCCAGCCACAAAAAGAAGAAGGATATATTCGGCTGACGACACATAATTATCAGGCACAGAAAGTAAATGACCGTGAACTGGCATCTTTGCCCGGCAAGGCGTATCATTTTCGTGCCGAGATAGAAGGTAATTTTCCCGAATATTCGTATCCTGCGGATGAACTCCTGACAATAAAGGAAGGAGCACAAATTATGTTCCTGAAGAATGATCCATCGTCCGAGAAACGATATTATAACGGTATGATTGGTGAGGTGGTCACTGTTGATGATGCAGGTATTATCGTGCGGGGGAAGGGAAACAAATCAGAATTTCAGTTGTTGCCGGAAGAGTGGGGAAATTATAAGTACGTGTTGAATGAGGAAACAAAGGAAATCACGGAAGTGATAGAGGGAACGTTCCGTCAATATCCTATCCGTCTGGCATGGGCCATTACGATACATAAAAGTCAGGGTTTGACGTTTGAGCGTGCCATTATTGATGCACGTAACTCTTTTGCGCACGGGCAGACTTATGTGGCATTGAGCCGTTGCAAGACTTTGGAAGGGATGGTGTTGGAGTCTCCTTTGCGGAGGGAAGCCATTATTAGTGATGCTACGGTGGATAATTTTACCAAAGCGGTAGAGCAGAATAAACCGGGCAATCAACAGTTGAACGATATGCAAAAGGCGTATTTCTTTGATTTGTTGAGTGATTTGTTTAATTTCTATTCGATCGATCAGGCTTATAAACGATTGCTTCGTTTGATAGATGAAGAATTGTATAAGCTCTTTCCGAAGCAGTTGGCAGAATATAAGGCACTGGAACTTCATGTCAGAGAGAAGATAGTGGAAGTGTCCCAGCGTTTTCGTAACCAGTATACCCGGTTGATACATGAGAGTGAAGACTATGCGACGAATCAGGAGTTACAGGAGCGGATTCGTTCAGGGGCCGGATATTTTCATAAAGAGTTGGCGCCGGTTCGGGCTTTGTATAATAAGACTAATATGCCTCTTGACAATAAAGAGTTGAGAAAACTGTTGGCAGAACGTATGCAGGCGTTGGATGATGCATTGTGGATTAAAGAGTCTTTGTTGGAGGCTGTGTCTGAGAGAGGGGCGTTCGCTATTACGGATTATTTGAAGTTGAAGGCTAAAGTAATGTTGAGTCTTGAGGATGATTCTTCATCTTCCGGTGCTTCGAAAGCATTGAGAGAAAAGAAAGAGCGGAAGGAACGGAAAGAGCGTACACGTAGCGGTGCTGAAAAGGTGAAAGTGGAAGTGCCTACGGATATTTTGCATCCGGAGCTTTATCGTGCCCTGTCTGAATGGAGGACAGCCAAAACACGTGAGGTGAATCTTCCTGCTTATGTCATTATGCAACAGAAAGCATTGATGGGAATTGTGAATCTGTTACCGGATAATCCAAGGGCTTTGGAAGCGATACCCTATTTTGGAGCAAAAGGGGTGGAAAAGTATGGACTTGAAATCTTGGGTATTGTCCGTAAGTATATGGTGGAGAATCAATTGGAAAGACCGGAAATAATGGATATGCTCATCTCTGATAATAGGGAATCCGCAAGCCGGCGGGAAGAGTTGAAGCAACGGAAAGAGGAGGAAAAACGGAAGAAAGAAGCGGAGAAGGAGAAGAAAAAAGATACAAAATTAATCAGCTATGAAATGTTCTGCCAGGGAATGAGCATAGATGAAATAGCCAAAGCTCGTGAATTGGTATCGGGAACCATTGCCGGGCATTTGGAATATTATGTCCGTTTAGGAAAGATTAAAGTGGAGAAAGTAGTGAAAGCTGAAAATCTGGCGAAGATTCGTAAGCATTTGGAAGAACATGAATACATGGGAATATTTGCCATTAAGGCAGCATTAGGAGACGATGTCTCCTATGCTGATATAAAGTTTGTATTGGCTGTTTCCGGGCATTAA
- a CDS encoding F0F1 ATP synthase subunit gamma — protein MASLKEVKTRINSVKSTRKITSAMKMVASAKLHKAQGAIENMLPYQKKLNKILTNFLSADLSVKSPYVQEREVKRVAIVVFSSNTSLCGAFNANVIKMMMQTIGEFRTLGQDNILIFPIGKKVDEAVKRMGFKPQEASPTLSDKPTYQEAAELAHRLMDMYVAGEVDRVEIIYHHFKSMGVQILLRETYLPINLTNVVSEEERKNKEEVEEHEIANDYIIEPNAEELIASLIPTVLSQKIFTAAVDSNASEHAARTLAMQVATDNANELIQDLTKQYNKSRQQAITNELLDIVGGSMK, from the coding sequence ATGGCTTCACTGAAAGAAGTAAAAACCAGAATAAATTCGGTAAAAAGTACCCGAAAAATCACTTCAGCAATGAAGATGGTGGCTTCTGCCAAATTACACAAGGCACAAGGAGCCATTGAGAATATGCTGCCTTATCAGAAGAAGTTGAACAAGATTCTGACTAATTTCCTAAGCGCGGACCTGTCTGTCAAATCTCCTTATGTGCAGGAGCGTGAAGTGAAACGTGTAGCAATCGTCGTCTTTTCTTCAAACACTTCTCTTTGTGGTGCTTTCAATGCCAACGTCATCAAAATGATGATGCAAACGATCGGGGAGTTCCGCACTCTGGGACAGGATAATATCTTGATATTCCCAATTGGCAAGAAGGTGGATGAAGCGGTCAAACGAATGGGATTCAAACCGCAGGAGGCTTCTCCGACGCTCTCCGACAAACCGACGTATCAGGAGGCTGCCGAATTGGCTCACCGATTGATGGATATGTATGTGGCAGGAGAAGTGGACCGTGTGGAGATAATCTATCATCACTTCAAATCAATGGGGGTACAGATTCTTCTCCGGGAGACGTATCTCCCCATTAATCTGACGAATGTGGTAAGTGAAGAGGAGAGAAAGAACAAAGAGGAGGTAGAGGAGCATGAAATTGCCAATGATTATATCATCGAACCGAACGCGGAAGAATTGATCGCCAGCCTAATACCAACAGTATTGAGCCAGAAGATTTTTACTGCTGCCGTCGACTCTAATGCATCGGAACATGCTGCACGTACCCTGGCTATGCAAGTGGCTACGGATAATGCGAATGAACTGATTCAGGATTTGACGAAGCAGTATAATAAGAGTCGTCAGCAGGCGATTACAAATGAGTTGCTGGATATTGTGGGGGGATCTATGAAGTAA